The Leucoraja erinacea ecotype New England chromosome 40, Leri_hhj_1, whole genome shotgun sequence DNA segment CAGTCCAAAGTTTTGTAGCTGAATCCACCCACTTATAGGTCTTGTGGTACTGCAGCTGATTTGTGTGTTAAAATCGAGCGGTAATACTGGGATAATTATGCACGAGAGAAATCTACTTTTCCCCCAATTCAGCATTTGTTGCCTGGAACAAACTTTCCCCCAATTGCAGCATTTGTCCCTCACCTGGAACAAACCCGATTGTCTCATTTAACTAAGATACAACCTATGGTTCTGATGCCACAATTAGATATTGTCCCGATTGCTTCCATCTCCCAAATAAATTACCAGAGCTCAGTGAGGAACCAATCAAACATCAGTCCCATGACATATTGCATTATTGCATCATGCCACATAGTAACAGCAGTGGACTTACACCCAAGCTGTATCTAAAGTGAGATGACCCGAGCAAGGTTTTTGTCCATGGAGAAAAAGTGAAAAAATAAAGCCCATTACATGACAATAACACAGCAAAATGCACCCTTCCCTCAACCCAGAAACCTGCAAGCAAGGGATGGTAATACCTttataataaaaatgaaaatattttatgTCCACTTACCCTGCGAAGAGGTGTAGAGGTGACATGAGCAGCAGGGGATTCAGGGGGTGAAAGCAGCTCTGGGGATATCCTCACACTTGCTATTTTCATACAGTCCTCTAGGGTAGTTATAAAAGTATTGCACGTGGCTTTAAGCAAAGAAGAAGCCTCGTTCATTTTCTGAAAGAAAACAATACATTTGTGCAAAAACCGACAGTGTTGCACACAGAACAAAGCACTTATCTCTTCCGACGTCACCTTGAACACATTTATTATTCGAGGTAGACTACAAGAGCATGGTAGAAAAGTATTAAACAGGAATTAGGCCACAGTTTAAACACAATATACACTACTTGTCACTATGTTGCAGAAGAGATGTGATAGGACTGGAGAGTTCAAGGGAATGTGGTGCTGGAGATGTTCAGTTGCTGCAATAAATGTAAATAAGAAGCCACTCTGACATATTTGACCGCCAGTCAAAGAAGCACCTTAAATAAACCAGATTCTTTCGTTTTGCTTTTCCCTGGATATTACTCTGCATGTTACTTCACTACAAAATAGAAACCTCATTTACCTCCCTCAACTGAGCCCTCCTTGGATTGTGAACAATATCTGTTCCTTGCATTCAGGGTAAGTTGACTTTGAAGGTCCTGTGTTTTTACAAAGCTAGATATGTCATACCTACGTGCACAAATAAACAACTGAAATTCCCTGAAAAggagattaataaagtattttggGATATCCTAGAAACTATCCTGAACAATTGGTCTTCAGGGGATAAAGCCAAGGTCTCTGCTTAGATTATTTTGGTTAATTCAATAACTAAAATGTCTTGAACATTTACAAATGCAGGTTTGCAAAATTCAATTAATCCCCAAGATCAGTCAAAATTCACCGAATGTAGGGAGGGATGTCGCCACaccatcacctcctcccccaGCAATCCATTCCCACCTTCATCACAGCAATGAGGACAACTGTGGCAAGCCCCACCTATAATCCCAAACCACAGTACATTGTTGCAAATGGGACTTTGAATCGTCTGTGTTTACCGAGCCATCAGTGGGTGGCGACAGGACTGGATTTTGTGACAGCTTATATGAATCTTATGATAATTTCCCTCCATCTGTTGCACAATATTTCCAAATCGATGTCTCTCTAGCTACATGATCATGGAAGGGTTACAGCAAGAATTCTAGTACAATACCTCAACATCTGGAGTGGATCCAATCTCGACCGGTTGTGCAGATTCCTGGATCTTATGGACCTGCTGCATCAGTAGGTCACAGTACAGACGAAGCTCGGACATTTTGAATTTCAATGAATCCTCATTTTCACTGATTTCTGCAGCGATTTAAAAAACTTAAATGTTACATTCTTTTCAACAACTAAAAAAATTAATTACCCTCAAATATAACAAATTTAGTATAGtttatagtatggaaacaggcccttcagtccactgaatccaatgcgaccattgatcacccgttcacactagttctatgttatcccactatctcatccactcctgacacactaggggcaattttagaggccaattaactgagaaacccacatatctttgggatctgggaagaaacccaagcagtcacagggagaatgtacaaactccacacagacagcatcagagagaatcaaacctggatctctggtgctatgaagcagcagctctaccagctgtgccaccgtgctgtccataTACCACGACTGTTTTTAGAcatctttaaattaaatttcaTTTGCAAGACTCATGGCTCTGAAACAGTCAaaaatagacaccaagtgctggagtaactcagcgggtcaggtgcatctctgaagaaaaaggatgggtgatgtttcgggtcaggatctttctttagACTCAGGCAGCACGGAACAGAATTGAAACAGCAGGATTAATCAATTGGTCTCCAATGTGCTGTGCAAGTCATACAGCCTGTTCCCCATCACGTGGAGACTTGCATTAATATGGGATCTTCACAATTTCCACAGGGCAGCccagcttgtagagctgctgcctcagctccCCAGACCCAGGTTCTACCTTGACATTCAGGGCTGTCTGAAAAATCGGTACATTCTCCTGTTACCATGGATTTCACCCCCATCCCAAAGTCGTACAAATCGGTAGGTTAATCGGCTGCATGTGGCATACGAGCGTGTAGTAGTGGGAGAATATGTAGGAGGCGCAAATTAATTCTTGGTGGTCAACTCAAATGAAAAATCCTTAAAAATGGCAACTACTCATGAAAGATTTATTAAATTAGTACCTCGCTCCTTCTTGGTCTTGCTGCTTGTCAGGCAGGCTTTGGCACTTCCAAGTGCCACCAACCATTTCTGTCTCTCTGCCGCATTCATAGCCTTGAGGTAGAAGTATTGCTCTCCTGGGATAATCAGGTCCATCCTTGTGTTATCTGCTAAATGCACTAACAAGATAAATGCATTACTTCACTGCGGGGATTAGGTAGCAGAGTTAGGAACTTAGTCACAAAAATCATGCAACAAAACTCAATGGGCAGAATAGAAGAGGAATCTTGTACTCAAAATAGCAACGAGTATAAATTACACTGTGCGACATCTCATGGGAACTAATAGACCCACCTTAACAGAAATTACTATAATGGATGCCAAAATCTATGGTTGCTCTACCTTTTATTTCA contains these protein-coding regions:
- the LOC129714684 gene encoding pleckstrin homology domain-containing family A member 3-like isoform X2, whose translation is MEGVLHKWTNYLSGWQPRYFVLDGSVFSYYDSQEDVDKGSKGSIKMAVCEIKADNTRMDLIIPGEQYFYLKAMNAAERQKWLVALGSAKACLTSSKTKKEREISENEDSLKFKMSELRLYCDLLMQQVHKIQESAQPVEIGSTPDVEKMNEASSLLKATCNTFITTLEDCMKIASVRISPELLSPPESPAAHVTSTPLRRVKRSISHSSVVALDRSAEVNNLAQPQKGSITVMRNLEEMAAYRASKWTRPPVEIKTPESSNTAQPANSPHPPQNAEDKSTSRANGE
- the LOC129714684 gene encoding pleckstrin homology domain-containing family A member 3-like isoform X1 produces the protein MEGVLHKWTNYLSGWQPRYFVLDGSVFSYYDSQEDVDKGSKGSIKMAVCEIKVHLADNTRMDLIIPGEQYFYLKAMNAAERQKWLVALGSAKACLTSSKTKKEREISENEDSLKFKMSELRLYCDLLMQQVHKIQESAQPVEIGSTPDVEKMNEASSLLKATCNTFITTLEDCMKIASVRISPELLSPPESPAAHVTSTPLRRVKRSISHSSVVALDRSAEVNNLAQPQKGSITVMRNLEEMAAYRASKWTRPPVEIKTPESSNTAQPANSPHPPQNAEDKSTSRANGE